In Eremothecium gossypii ATCC 10895 chromosome V, complete sequence, the genomic stretch CATGGACGCCAAGTTCGGCTTCGACGACAACGCCAGCTTCCGCCAGCAGGAGGTGTACAGCTGGAGAGACCTCACGCAGGAGGACCCCGACGAGGTCGTCGCCAAGAACTCGGACCTCAACTTCGTCAAGCTGCAGGGCAACATCGGCTGCCTCGTCAACGGCGCCGGCCTCGCCATGGCCACCATGGACGTCATCAAGCTCTACGGCGGCGACCCCGCCAACTTCCTCGactgcggcggcggcgccacGCCCGAGACCATCGAGACCGCCTTCAAGCTCATCCTCTCCAACACCAAGGTCAAGGCGATCTTCGTCAACATCTTCGGCGGCATCGTCCGCTGCGACTACGTCGCGCAGGGCCTCGTCGCCGCCACCAAGAACCTCGACGTCAAGGTCCCCATTGTCGCCCGCCTCCAGGGCACCAACCTCGAGGAGGGCCGCCGCATCATCAAGGAGTCCGGCCTCAAGATCTACGGCTTCGACGAGCTCGACCCCGCCGCAGAGAAGGTCGTCGGCCTCGCTGCCAGCAGCTGAGTGTGTACGACACTATCGATTTTCTATAAACGGCGCTAGAGTCTATATCACGCCGCGGCCCCCGCAGGGTCACGTGGCCCGTTCACTATATATCTTAGCACCTCCCCCGCACTGTCGCCCTCGCGCAACCGGTACCGCGCTATCCGCGCCAGCTGGTACGACGCCGTCAGCCCCAGGAAGAAGTTCACGCTCGCCAAAAGGTAGTTCTTCGGCCGGATCACGAACGACCACCGCGTCCAGATCACCGCCGTCGCCATCAAGGACAGGTTCTGCGTCCCGGACACCCGCTCCACCGGCCGCTGCATGTCGGAAATCCCCGCCACCACCAGGCCCCACTTCAGCGTCGGCGCCCAGAAGTGCACCGTGCGCGGGCCCGTCTCGCTCTGCCAGAACCGTCTAAACGCTctacctgctgctgctgtcgaCATCCTGACGTGCCTGTCTGCCACTGTGCTCTTGGCGCCTCTGCTGCGTGTGCCAGCATGGGCCTCCTTGCCGTGCTTTATACAGCATTCGCTCGCCGACGACGGCGGTTTCACTGATCTTGGCCGGGTAATCCCTGTGACGCCATTTCCATATATAGGGGCCCGGGCGCGCACACGCGCGGGCGGGGCAGCAATGGACGGCAAACGCAGCAGGGACGGCGAcgacgcgcgcggcgccaagcgcgtgcagcggctgcggcgcgggGGCGCGCTGGCAGCACTGATGGCcggggcgcgggcgggaggcgcgcccgcggcgcggccggccaGCGAGGCATGCTACTActgcgggcgcgcgggcgcggaactctgcacgcgctgcgcgcagcgcgcgtGCAGCGTGTGCCGCACGTGCACAGAGGTGTGCCTCAACTGCCGGTTACCCGGGCGGCGCTGAGCCCGGCAGCCACGCGCAAATAGGGGTCGGCAAAAAGTAGGCTTAATATATGGCCAGGCGACGGGCTCAGCTGCGAGCCCGCAGCCAGGCGAGCGGTATAGGTAGATAGGACCATGGGAGCGTTCCAGGCCGTGGTCAAGAAGGCGACCAAGATCAAGATGGCGGCGCCGAAGCAGAAGTACTTGAAGACGATTCTGGCGGGGATGGAGACGCCGGCGGTGCTGGAGGAGATCATGCGGGCGTTGCAGGTGCGGGTGGGTGACTCGGCGTTCACGGTGGTGTATAaggcgctggtggtggtgcaCGTGATGATGCGGGAGGGCGCGAAGCACGTGACGCTGGCATACCTGGCCGCGCGGCGGGACTTCTTCGAGCTGCgcgggctgctgcagggcggggcggcggcgcacTCGGGCGTGCACCTGGTGCGGCGGTACGTGGACTACCTGCGGacgcgggcggcggagTACGGGCGCTTGGAGTGCGACTACGTGCGCgacggcgcggcgcggctgAAGGAGCTGGGGCGCAGCACGGTGGTGCTGCAGCACGTGGAGTCGCTGGAGACGCAGATCACGGCGCTGCTGCGTAACAAGTACTCGCAGCACGACCTGAACAACGGGATGCTGATGGCCGcgttccagctgctggtgctggacATCCTGGCCCTGTACAACGCGCTGAACGAGGGCATCATCACGCTGCTGGAGTCGTTCTtcgagctgcagcgcgcggacGCGCAGCGCACGCTCGACCTGTACAAGCGCTTCGTGCAGCTGACAGAGAACGTGGTCAAGTACCTGAAGATGGGCAAGGCGGTTGGGCTGCAGATCCCGGTGATCAAACACATCACCACGAAGCTGATCCGCTCGCTGGAGGACCACCTGCGCGAGGGCGAGGCCGGCGGCCCGAAGGCGCCGCCGGAGAGCAGCAACGCGTACACGGAGACACAGAAGCAGCTGGAGCTTGTGCGCGAGCAGAagcgcctgctgcaggagcagctgcacctGACGTCGCCGCTAGTCCAGCAGCTGActgccgcgccgcccgccgcgccgcccgcggTCGCGGCCGCGGTCACGGGCTACAATCCCTTCTTTGACGCGGGCGCCTTCGCACAGCCCCAGCTGCAGCCCCAGCAGACCAACAACCCCTTTCTCACGCAGGCTCCGGCCTTCCAGCCCGTAGCAAGCGGCGTCTCGGCGCAGCACGCCCCGCTGCTCCCGCAGCACACCGCGCCCATGCCGCTGTTGGTCGCCCAGCCCACGAACCCGTTCGCGaccgccgcgccggccaCCAACCCGTTTGCCGCCTACAACCCCGCGCAGATGAGGTACTCCTATACGCAACCGGAgctccaccagcagcagcaacagcaacagcagctccagcagcagcagatccagcagcagcagctccagcaacagcagttccagcaacagcagttccagcaacagcagctccagcagcagcagctccagcagcagcagcttggCTACCTCAACCAAAATCTCATCGATATATAGCCGCCCACGGCTCATTGCATACCGTACGTAATCGCTTATGCGCACGTGACCGCCTGCCCCTCTCGGCTACGTAATTGTCCCTGTGCGGGTAACATATCTGGCATCCTGTTTGGCACTGTATCAGCGGGCAGCCCGCCTCGATCGAGGGGCAGCGCACCTTGTGACCTTCGCGCATGGCCCTGGCTGACGAAAGACAGGCGCCCCAGCTGGTAAGCTTTCGACTTCCTCGAGGGAAGGGTATATATTTTCAGAGGTCTCTGGGCACAACGCCCACCAGAAACACAGCGTAGAGTAGGCAATATAGTATGTCGGTCGAAACAGCGTATGGCGTTGCGTTCCGATCTCTAGCGACCACCGATGAGCGGCTGTACAAGGCGACAGTGCAGTTCTACAAGCGGTTGAGCTTTGCAACGGTGAAGCTGTATGACAAGTTCAAGAACCACGGCGATGAGATGCTGCTGTCGGGCACGAGCCAGTCGTCCCGGCACGAGACGTGGCTGATGTCGTTCAAGCTGTCGGAGGTGGACAGCAGCGGGTGCCGGGTGCCGCAGCAGGAGGCGGAGCGGAAGCTGCAGTCGGACGGGGCGATGATCAAGGTGCGCCTGGTGAACgaggtggcggcggcggactgcggcgcgctgcgcgtgAGCTACTACAGCGGTTCCTTTGCGGAGGCGGCCGCCGCGTTCCCTGACCGCGAGGAGGTATCGGAGCACGAGTTCCGCATCCGGGACCCACTCGGTAACGAGATAGCGCTGACAGACACGCCGCACCTGCACGACGCGGTGCTCGGCGAGCAGGCCGTGGGGGCCGATTTCTTCCTGTCGGGTAGCGGCGAGACGCACCGCTTGGCGCAGGGCCGCGAAACGGCCGCTGCGCTGATGCGCAGTCTGCGCGAGACGCCAGGGGCGCCCGACAGCAAGCccaagaagaagctggCAGTCATGACCTCCGGTGGCGACTCTCCTGGGATGAACGCTGCGGTGCGCGCCGTTGTCAGAGCCGGTATATACTACGGCTGCGACGTGTTTGCGGTCTACGAGGGGTACGAGGGTCTGTTGAAGGGAGGCGAGTATCTGAAGCACATGCAATGGTCCGACGTCCGGGGCTGGTTGAGCGAGGGTGGTACGCTCATCGGCACTGCGCGCTGCATGGAGTTCCGTGAACGCAAGGGCCGGAAGCAGGCCGCTGCAAACTTGATTGAGCAGGGCATCGATGCATTGGTCGTCTGTGGTGGCGATGGCTCGCTGACGGGCGCCGACCTCTTCCGGTCGGAGTGGCCCTCGCTTGTCGAGGAGCTTGTCTCCGACGGCCGGTTCACCGCACAGCAGGTGCATCCGTACCGTAACTTGACCATTGTTGGCTTGGTTGGATCGATTGACAATGACATGTCTGGGACAGACTCCACGATTGGTGCTTATTCTGCGCTGGAACGTATTTGCGAGATGGTGGACTATATCGATGCCACCGCAAAGTCCCACTCTCGTGCGTTCGTGGTCGAGGTAATGGGCAGGCACTGTGGTTGGCTAGCGCTCATGGCAGGCATAGCGACAGCAGCGGATTATATATTTATCCCAGAAAGAGCTGCTCCGCAGAATAAGTGGCAGGACGAAATGAAGGAAGTCTGCAGAAGGCATAAAGCAAAGGGACGCCGTAACATCACTGTCATTGTTGCGGAAGGTGCTTTGGACACAGAGCTGAACCCGATCACTGCCGAGCAGGTAAAGACCGCTCTCGTGGAGCTCGGTCTGGACACGAGAATCACCACTCTCGGGCACGTCCAGAGAGGTGGTACCGCTGTTGCACACGACAGATGGCTTGCCACCATGCAGGGTGTTGACGCAGTGAAGGCCGTTTTGGAGATGACTCCAGATACTCCGTCCCCCTTGATTGGTATCTTGGAGGAAAAGATCATCAGAATACCGTTGATGGAATCTGTGAAGCTAACAAAGCAGGTTGCAGCAGCCATCCAGGAAAAGGACTTTGATAAAGCCATTTCATTGCGTGACACTGAATTTATAGAACTTTACGAGAGCTTCATCTCGACGACTATCAAGGATTCCACCGCGGTGCCAGAGAGCGGCCCTCTACGTGTGGCCATTGTGCATGTTGGAGCGCCATCCGCCGCTTTGAACGCCGCTACCCGTGCAGCTTCTCTCTACTGTCTAGCCAACGGACATAAGCCATTTGCCATCATCAACGGGTTTTCTGGCCTGATCCAAACCGGGGAAGTCAGGGAGCTTTCCTGGATCGATGTGGAGGACTGGCACAACTTGGGTGGCTCCGAAATAGGTACcaacagatgtgccgcaGCTGATGACATGGGTGCTGTGGCTTACCACTTCCAAAAGAACGAATTTGACGGGTTGATCATTATCGGTGGCTTCGAAGGGTTCAAGTCTTTGCAGCAACTATACTCCGCTAGATCGCAATACCCTGTGTTCAACATCCCAATGGTGATGATTCCATCGACCGTTTCCAACAACGTTCCTGGAACCGAGTACTCGCTCGGTACCGACACTTGTTTGAACGCCCTTGTGAACTACACAGATGCCATCAAACAATCCGCTTCTGCTACTAGAAGACGTGTGTTTGTGGTCGAGGTACAGGGCGGTCACTCGGGCTATGTGGCATCGTTCACAGGGCTGGTGACCGGCGCTGTCTCCGTCTACACGCCTGAGAAGAAGATAGATCTCCATTCGATTCAAGAGGACTTGGCCCTATTGAAGGAAAACTTCCGTCACGATCAGGGCGAGAACCGCAATGGTAAGCTGCTGATTAGAAACGAACAGGCATCTTCGATATACACCACAGAGCTGATCGCAGACATTATTGCTGAACAGTCGAATGGCCGCTTCGGTGTCAGAACCGCGGTCCCAGGGCATGTTCAGCAGGGTGGCGTGCCATCTTCCAAAGACAGGGTTGCTGCATGCCGTTTTGCCGTGAAGTCGGTCAAGTTCCTCGAGAGCTGGAACGAGAAGGCAAAGCAGGCAGCCTCCCACGACGACCGCCAACTCGGCTTCCGCTACGTGAAGGGTGTCAAGACACCTATGTTGCCCAACAACGATGCGTCTGCGGCCGTCATCTGTGTCAACGGCTCGACTGTCTCGTTCAAACCGGTCAACGACTTGTGGCAGAATGAGACCGACGTTGAGCTTAGAAAGGGCCACGACATCCACTGGTCTGAGTTCACCAAGGTGGGCGATATACTATCCGGCAGATGTAATCTGCGCAAGGAGGTGGATGCTATGCGCGCCGCTTCTGCTTAGCTTGCTAAATGCCTACGTTTCCTCTCGCCGTCCTTGTAACCCTTTACATTTACGCCCTCTTATGACCCCTGTATACTGTATTCGCGCCAGTTGTATAGATTATCAAGGTATACTACTATCTTCAACACGTTCGCCCTCAGAACTATTGCGGTGATGCAATCCAATGCCGCTCGCGCACTTGGGAGATACGGCTTGCGCTCTTAGTACATCATCTCATCGCATGGCCGGCGACCGTTGCTATCATTTCCTACGCTTATAAAATTTTCCTTTCATCAGAGGCCTTATCACATACATCATCACCACCTGACTGCATCGAGAATTAGATGATGACGGCCTCCGTAGCAGGCAATCGCAGTGGGCGTTCGGGCAACATAGCTCGTGAACGTTCTAACAGAAGCAGAGGAGCACAGAAGTCGGATAAGGAACGTAATTTATCCAAAGGTAGCTCGCGACCAAAATCAAACAGTTCGCGGGTCAAGAAAATGCGGAAATCATCACTATCGAAAGTGCAAAAGAACTTTGCAGTGTTCAATGATAGTGCGGAGCACGAGAACAAGTATGAAACACTTGCCGTGGCAGAGGCAGATGAGAAAGAGGTGATACTGCTCGACGAAGAGGAAGATACGGCGATGACTACAGAGACGAAGGGGGTGCATGCAGAAGAGACAGCAAACGTCACTGGTGCCGAAGGGGTAAATGCAGCAGCAAACGCGCTCGACGACAACCAGGACTTTATCGGGTTCAGCGATAGTGAGGAAGAGGTGGCGTCCGGTGAAGAGAACGGCGACGCGGATTACGCGGTGGAGGATGCGGAGGACGAGTCCTCGGAGCCTCTGCCTACTAACGCGGATTACCCGTGGATACAGAACCATGACCACTCCCGCCAGCGGGAGATCGCAGACTGGTTGACACTGGAGATCAAAGACTTTGTCTCGTATATATCGCCCAATAAGACGGAGATTCAGCTGCGAAATGACGCGCTGAAGCGGATCCGCGATGCAGTGCAGGACTTCTGGCCCGATGCAAATCTGCACTGCTTTGGTTCGTACGCTACGGACCTCTATCTGCCAGGCTCGGACATCGACTGCGTCGTCAACAGTAAGTCGGGCGACAAGGATAACAAGAATGCATTATACTCGCTAGCATCGTACCTCAAGCGAAACGGGCTTGCCACGCAGGTCTCCGTCATTGCGAAAGCCCGCGTGCCAATCATCAAATTCGTGGAGCCCGCCTCTCAGATACACATCGATCTGTCATTCGAGCGGACCAACGGTGTAGAAGCCGCCAAGATAATTCGCGGCTGGCTCCACGATACGCCCGGTCTGCGCGAGCTCGTGCTCATCGTGAAGCAATTTCTGCATGCACGGCGCCTGAACGACGTGCATATCGGTGGTCTAGGTGGTTTCAGCATCATTTGCCTTGCATACTCTTTTTTGAAACTACATCCGCGCATAATATGCCGTGACATAGAGCCTTTGCAGAACCTGGGAGTGCTTCTGATCGACTTTTTCGAGCTCTATGGCAAGAACTTTGGCTACGACGATGTCGGCATCGCCGTCAGCGAGGGGGACGCCAGCTATATCAACAAGAAAGAATACCCTGAGCTGACGCGCAACCTCCGCGGCACCTTCAATCTGGTCATACAGGATCCCGGCGATCCAGCCAACAACATCAGCCGGGGCTCCTTCAACATTCGAGACATCAAGAAGGCCTTCGCCGGCGCCTTCGAGCTGCTCACCAATAGGTGCTTCGAGCTCGACGCAGCTACCTTCAAGCACCGCGTTGGCAAGAGCATACTCGGCAACGTCATTAAGTACCGCGGTGCCAAGCGCGACTTCAAGGACGAGCGCGCGCTTATCGTCAACAAGGCCATCCAGGAAAACGAGGAGTTTCATcagcgccgcggccgcaTAGTGCACCGCGACACCGCGGAATTCATCAACATCTCAGACGACGACGACTACGAGCTCCAGCCGCCCCCCAAGCGCGCCCGCGTCCCCGCCCCCGCCCCCGCCCCCGCCGACAACGTCGTCGTGCTCGACGACCCTGCCGACGACTACGTACCCGCCCAGCCCGTCGACAAGCTCATGGGGCTCGATGACACCGACGACTACCTCCCCGCCCCCGCCAGCCCCACAGACACGCCGAAGCTCGACAAGGCCGCCAAACGCAACTACTGGCTCAGCAAGGGCCAGACTATGTGATACGTACCTATGCACGACCGTATATTGATAGACTACTCCGTCCACGTGACCCGCAGTATAAGCTAGTATTCCACGCGCCCACGCAGCCGCTTACGTTCGCCCTGCCGCCGTTTACCGTGCAGGCGATGCCGGTCTGCCGCCGCGTGCAGCCGTGCGTGCCGTGCCTCGGCCACTGGGtccggcgccgcagccACATGCACCACCGCCTTCAACTCGCGCACTAGCCGCCGCAGACACTCCTCGCGGTTGCGCTCGCGCGATCGCCACTGGTCGCACTGCACCACCACTGCATCCTGCGCCCGCGCGTAATaccgcagccgccgcaccgCCTGCTCCCGCACTAGCGCCGGAAACCACGCGCACTTCGAGAACCCCTCAACCGTCAGCGTGCACTTCGTGCTGACCTTGTTGACGTTCTGGCCGCCGGGGCCACTGGACCGCGCGTACTGCGCCCGATACAGTTGTTTCGGAATCTGAGACCAGTGTAGCTGCTCCAACCACCCGCGCAtctccgccgcgccgtccGAATACCTCCTGGTGGCCCTCATGGCCCAGGGCATCGTGCTCGTCCTGAAGCAGCTGTGCGCGGCTCTCCAAATGATCATCACGTGCTGAGGCTCGCGGATCTGGCGAAGGGCAAATCGGCTCACATCGCGAAAAGTTTTTGTATTGCTGCCTACTGCTGTCTGAGATTGCTCACGACCGCAAAACCACAGAGCCTGACAGTACTTGGAGCGCTAGTTCTCGACTGTTAGATACCAGGCGAAGAGCTAAAGAACCGGAATAACGTCGGAAGGTGGGACGCTTGCTTGGGACTACGGGTTCTCATTGAGGTTAGTGAAAATTATAAGTGCTGATCTGTCGTCAGATCTTTTCATCGGACGCACAGTAAACAGGTTGCTAGAGACTTGCTAGAGAATTAGATGTCGCTGTCGGCCGCTGCGAGAGAGCTGTCCGAGTCGGACTTCCAGGATATTGGGCCGGCGCCCAAACCGCCGCCTGTGGCGTACAACCAGACGAAGCCCTTGGTGAACTATATGAGCCAAATGGACCTCGGAGCGAAGAGCGGAGGCAAGATGCGGGCTGTGCAGCGCAAGAAGTCGGGGTGGGTGTCGTACAAGGACGACGGGCTGCTGTCGTTTCTTTGGCAGAAGCGCTACATGGTGCTGAACGACAACTACCTTTCGCTGTACAAGGGCGACTCGGGGCGCGAGGACGCGGTGGTGCAGATTCCGCTGACGTCGATCGTCAGCGTATCGCGGAACCAGTTGAAACAGAACTGCTTTGAGGTTGTTCGGAGCAGCGACCGGTCgggcgcgcccgcggccggcgcgggcggcgacTCGTCCAAGAAGTCGGTCTTCATTGCGACGAAGACCGAGCTGGACCTGCACACCTGGCTGGACTCGATCTTTTCCAAATGTCCTCTGCTCAGTGGTGTCTCATCCCCCACCAATTTCACCCACAAAGTGCACGTGGGTTTTGATCCGGAGACCGGTTCCTTTGTAGGCATGCCGTTCAACTGGGagaagctgctgaagcATTCGCGGATCACTGGCGAGGATTGGAACAACAATTCTGCCGCTGTTATTCAGGTCCTGCAATTCTACCAGGAGTATAATAACGGGACCGCAACACCTACGGCTCAGGCCGCGGCTCAGGCTGCTGGTGCACCTGGCCGTCCGCCGATGTTGACTCTGTCGTCTAACAGCTCGCAGGCCTCTATGCAGCAAATAGCCTCTACGCCCCCATATTCGGGCGGCGAAATGATACCCCAGAGGAAGGCGCCCACGCCTCCAAAACCCGTGGTTACTTCGGGGTCTGCGATCCCTTCCGCTAAAGGAGGCCCAAATGTCGGCGTCACAACTTCGCCAAGTGTGCACCATCAAAATACGCAGCATGGCAAGCAGCAATCGCCAACGCAGAGTGGTCCTCCAAAGTCACTACCTCCTTTGCACCGTGATGAGGAGGGACCGACTGCTCCCTTGGGAAACTCCGTATCTTCGGTTGCTACTAAGGAGTCCCCAACTGAAAGGTTGTTGAACAACCTTTCAGAAACTTCGCTTATGCAGAAACAGCTTCCTGCGAAGCCTGTTGCGCCGCCATCTTCGGTCGGCCCCGTTGCTCCGCCATTGAGGTTACAGCCGCAACGCGTGGCGCCAGGTAGGCCCGCTCAGCCAGGTCCTCACGCGCCAGATACCCGTCCTGGTGGTCCAAACGCTATGAAACAGCAGCATGGTCCGCCGGCTGCTGCCAGCGGTCAATTGGGCCCAGATTCGAAGAAGCCAGAAGGGGCCCCTGGGCATCCGACGGCAGTtgccaagaagaagaaggctgGAAGGCCAACTATGTCCAATGCTGAGATTATGACTAGGCTGGCGGCTGTGACCTTCAACACAGATCCCAGCCCATTTTTTCAAATGATTGAAAAAGCCGGTCAAGGTGCAAGTGGGTCTGTTTATTTGGCGCAGAGATTAAAAATACCCCCATATGATGAGAATTCTGGTGTAAGTCAGCATGAGTTGAATGATAACATCGGTGACAAGGTGGCGATCAAACAGATGATTCTTTCTAAACAACCACGTAAGGAATTGATAGTTAATGAAATTTTGGTTATGAAAGATTCGCAACATAAGAATATCGTCAACTTTTTGG encodes the following:
- the MPC3 gene encoding mitochondrial pyruvate carrier (Syntenic homolog of Saccharomyces cerevisiae YGR243W (FMP43) and YHR162W), yielding MSTAAAGRAFRRFWQSETGPRTVHFWAPTLKWGLVVAGISDMQRPVERVSGTQNLSLMATAVIWTRWSFVIRPKNYLLASVNFFLGLTASYQLARIARYRLREGDSAGEVLRYIVNGPRDPAGAAA
- the YAP1802 gene encoding Yap1802p (Syntenic homolog of Saccharomyces cerevisiae YHR161C (YAP1801) and YGR241C (YAP1802)) — translated: MGAFQAVVKKATKIKMAAPKQKYLKTILAGMETPAVLEEIMRALQVRVGDSAFTVVYKALVVVHVMMREGAKHVTLAYLAARRDFFELRGLLQGGAAAHSGVHLVRRYVDYLRTRAAEYGRLECDYVRDGAARLKELGRSTVVLQHVESLETQITALLRNKYSQHDLNNGMLMAAFQLLVLDILALYNALNEGIITLLESFFELQRADAQRTLDLYKRFVQLTENVVKYLKMGKAVGLQIPVIKHITTKLIRSLEDHLREGEAGGPKAPPESSNAYTETQKQLELVREQKRLLQEQLHLTSPLVQQLTAAPPAAPPAVAAAVTGYNPFFDAGAFAQPQLQPQQTNNPFLTQAPAFQPVASGVSAQHAPLLPQHTAPMPLLVAQPTNPFATAAPATNPFAAYNPAQMRYSYTQPELHQQQQQQQQLQQQQIQQQQLQQQQFQQQQFQQQQLQQQQLQQQQLGYLNQNLIDI
- the PTH4 gene encoding Pth4p (Syntenic homolog of Saccharomyces cerevisiae YOL114C), giving the protein MIIWRAAHSCFRTSTMPWAMRATRRYSDGAAEMRGWLEQLHWSQIPKQLYRAQYARSSGPGGQNVNKVSTKCTLTVEGFSKCAWFPALVREQAVRRLRYYARAQDAVVVQCDQWRSRERNREECLRRLVRELKAVVHVAAAPDPVAEARHARLHAAADRHRLHGKRRQGERKRLRGRVEY
- the PFK1 gene encoding 6-phosphofructokinase subunit alpha (Syntenic homolog of Saccharomyces cerevisiae YGR240C (PFK1)), encoding MSVETAYGVAFRSLATTDERLYKATVQFYKRLSFATVKLYDKFKNHGDEMLLSGTSQSSRHETWLMSFKLSEVDSSGCRVPQQEAERKLQSDGAMIKVRLVNEVAAADCGALRVSYYSGSFAEAAAAFPDREEVSEHEFRIRDPLGNEIALTDTPHLHDAVLGEQAVGADFFLSGSGETHRLAQGRETAAALMRSLRETPGAPDSKPKKKLAVMTSGGDSPGMNAAVRAVVRAGIYYGCDVFAVYEGYEGLLKGGEYLKHMQWSDVRGWLSEGGTLIGTARCMEFRERKGRKQAAANLIEQGIDALVVCGGDGSLTGADLFRSEWPSLVEELVSDGRFTAQQVHPYRNLTIVGLVGSIDNDMSGTDSTIGAYSALERICEMVDYIDATAKSHSRAFVVEVMGRHCGWLALMAGIATAADYIFIPERAAPQNKWQDEMKEVCRRHKAKGRRNITVIVAEGALDTELNPITAEQVKTALVELGLDTRITTLGHVQRGGTAVAHDRWLATMQGVDAVKAVLEMTPDTPSPLIGILEEKIIRIPLMESVKLTKQVAAAIQEKDFDKAISLRDTEFIELYESFISTTIKDSTAVPESGPLRVAIVHVGAPSAALNAATRAASLYCLANGHKPFAIINGFSGLIQTGEVRELSWIDVEDWHNLGGSEIGTNRCAAADDMGAVAYHFQKNEFDGLIIIGGFEGFKSLQQLYSARSQYPVFNIPMVMIPSTVSNNVPGTEYSLGTDTCLNALVNYTDAIKQSASATRRRVFVVEVQGGHSGYVASFTGLVTGAVSVYTPEKKIDLHSIQEDLALLKENFRHDQGENRNGKLLIRNEQASSIYTTELIADIIAEQSNGRFGVRTAVPGHVQQGGVPSSKDRVAACRFAVKSVKFLESWNEKAKQAASHDDRQLGFRYVKGVKTPMLPNNDASAAVICVNGSTVSFKPVNDLWQNETDVELRKGHDIHWSEFTKVGDILSGRCNLRKEVDAMRAASA
- the TRF5 gene encoding non-canonical poly(A) polymerase TRF5 (Syntenic homolog of Saccharomyces cerevisiae YNL299W (TRF5) and YOL115W (PAP2)), yielding MMTASVAGNRSGRSGNIARERSNRSRGAQKSDKERNLSKGSSRPKSNSSRVKKMRKSSLSKVQKNFAVFNDSAEHENKYETLAVAEADEKEVILLDEEEDTAMTTETKGVHAEETANVTGAEGVNAAANALDDNQDFIGFSDSEEEVASGEENGDADYAVEDAEDESSEPLPTNADYPWIQNHDHSRQREIADWLTLEIKDFVSYISPNKTEIQLRNDALKRIRDAVQDFWPDANLHCFGSYATDLYLPGSDIDCVVNSKSGDKDNKNALYSLASYLKRNGLATQVSVIAKARVPIIKFVEPASQIHIDLSFERTNGVEAAKIIRGWLHDTPGLRELVLIVKQFLHARRLNDVHIGGLGGFSIICLAYSFLKLHPRIICRDIEPLQNLGVLLIDFFELYGKNFGYDDVGIAVSEGDASYINKKEYPELTRNLRGTFNLVIQDPGDPANNISRGSFNIRDIKKAFAGAFELLTNRCFELDAATFKHRVGKSILGNVIKYRGAKRDFKDERALIVNKAIQENEEFHQRRGRIVHRDTAEFINISDDDDYELQPPPKRARVPAPAPAPADNVVVLDDPADDYVPAQPVDKLMGLDDTDDYLPAPASPTDTPKLDKAAKRNYWLSKGQTM
- the CLA4 gene encoding serine/threonine protein kinase CLA4 (Syntenic homolog of Saccharomyces cerevisiae YNL298W (CLA4) and YOL113W (SKM1)) yields the protein MSLSAAARELSESDFQDIGPAPKPPPVAYNQTKPLVNYMSQMDLGAKSGGKMRAVQRKKSGWVSYKDDGLLSFLWQKRYMVLNDNYLSLYKGDSGREDAVVQIPLTSIVSVSRNQLKQNCFEVVRSSDRSGAPAAGAGGDSSKKSVFIATKTELDLHTWLDSIFSKCPLLSGVSSPTNFTHKVHVGFDPETGSFVGMPFNWEKLLKHSRITGEDWNNNSAAVIQVLQFYQEYNNGTATPTAQAAAQAAGAPGRPPMLTLSSNSSQASMQQIASTPPYSGGEMIPQRKAPTPPKPVVTSGSAIPSAKGGPNVGVTTSPSVHHQNTQHGKQQSPTQSGPPKSLPPLHRDEEGPTAPLGNSVSSVATKESPTERLLNNLSETSLMQKQLPAKPVAPPSSVGPVAPPLRLQPQRVAPGRPAQPGPHAPDTRPGGPNAMKQQHGPPAAASGQLGPDSKKPEGAPGHPTAVAKKKKAGRPTMSNAEIMTRLAAVTFNTDPSPFFQMIEKAGQGASGSVYLAQRLKIPPYDENSGVSQHELNDNIGDKVAIKQMILSKQPRKELIVNEILVMKDSQHKNIVNFLEAYLKTEDDLWVVMEYMEGGSLTDVIENSIGSDASESPMTEPQIAYIVRETCQGLKFLHDKHIIHRDIKSDNVLLDTHGRVKITDFGFCAKLTDKRSKRATMVGTPYWMAPEVVKQREYDEKVDVWSLGIMTIEMLEGEPPYLNEEPLKALYLIATNGTPKLKHPELLSLEIKRFLSVCLCVDVRYRASTEELLHHSFFETSCEPEELANLLKWKK